Part of the Octopus sinensis unplaced genomic scaffold, ASM634580v1 Contig17485, whole genome shotgun sequence genome is shown below.
AAATTTTTTTGCTAGGTATTCTCCCTTAAACCCGAAGAGACTCTATTTCTTGTAAATTTAGTTCGATGttggtactctttactcttttactcttttacttgtttcaatcatttgactgcggccgtgctggagcaccgcctttagtcgaacaaatcgaccccgggacttattctttgtgagcccagtacttattctatcggtctcttttgccgaaccgctaagtgacggggacgtaaacacaccagcatcggttctccagcaatgctagggggacaaacacagacacacaagcagacatacacacacatacatatatatatacatatatacgacaggcttctttcagtttccgtctaccaaatcccctcacaaggcattggtcggcccggggctatagcagaagacacttgcccaaggtgccacgcagtgggactgaacccggaaccatgtggttggtaagcaaggtacttaccacacagccactcctacacctatatatatatatatatatatatatatatatacgacgggcttctttcagtttccgtctaccgaatgtACTAACAAGGCAttcgtcggcccggggccatatcagaagacactcgcccaagatgccacgcagtgggactgaacccggaaccatgtggttggtaagcaaggtacttaccacacagccactcctacacctatatatatatataatatatatatatattatatatatatatataatatatatatatatatatatatatatatatatatatattatatatatatatatatatatatatatatatatatatatatataatatatatataatatacgacggtcttctttcagtttccgtctaccaaatcccctcacaaggcattggtcggccggggctatagtaggagacacttgcccaaggtgccacgcagtggcactgaaccatgaaccatgtggttggtaagcaagccacttaccacgcagccacgcctatatatatatatacgacggacttctttcagtttccgtctaccaatcccctcacaaggcattggtcggcccggggctatagtaggagacacttgcccaagatgccacgcagtgggactgaaccggaaccatgtggttggtaagcaaggtacttaccacacagccactcctacacctatatatatataatatatatatatatacgacgggcttctttcagtttccgtctaccgaatgtACTAACAAGGCAttcgtcggcccggggccatatcagaagacactcgcccagatgccacgcagtgggactgaacccggaaccatgtggttggtaagcaaggtacttaccacacagccactcctacacctatatatatatatatatatatataatatatatatatatatatatatataatatatatatatatatatatatatatatatattatatatatatatatatatatatatatatatatatatatatatatatatatatataatatatatatatatacgacggtcttctttcagtttccgtctaccaaatcccctcacaaggcattggtcggcccggggctatagtaggagacacttgcccaaggtgccacgcagtggcactgaaccatgaaccatgtggttggtaagcaagccacttaccacgcagccacgcctatatatatatatacgacggacttctttcagtttccgtctaccaaatccactcacaaggcattaattgggccggggctattgtagaagacacttgcccaagatgccacgcagtgggactgaacccggaaccatgtggttggtaagcaagctgcttaccacacagccactcctgcgcctacatatatatacatacgacgggcttctttcagttttcggctcccaaatctactcacaaggctttggtcggcccgaggctatagtagaagacacttgcccaagatgccacgcattgggactgaacccggaaccatgtggctggttagcaagctacttactacacagccactcctacacctatatatatatatatatatatatatatatatatatatatatatatacgacaggcttctttcagtttccgtctaccaaatccactcagaaggcatttgtcggcccggggctatagcagaagacacttgcccaagatgccacgcagtgggactgaacccagaaccatcttgttcgtaaacaagctacttaccacacagccactcctgcgcctggtacattaaaaaccaaaaataaaaccgAAACTTTTTCCTTGTTAAATGGATTctaataaaatttcaattttgaaaataaagggacataactgaaTGTCGTAAGGAATTATTTTCTCGGTGTTCTCCCTTTAACCTGAAAAGACACTGTTTCTTATAAATTTAGTTCGAAGTTTTCTccacaaataaatttatatttattcgttGTTggtacattaaaaaacaaaaataaaagcgaatccttttctttttcctccaggTATGGCCTAAAAGTGGACGTCTGGGCTGCAGGGGTCATAACATATATTTTACTTTGCGGATTCCCTCCATTTGTCAGGTGAgttccttacacacacaaatgcacattgaTGGTCTTCTATGTGTaaaatttctacatacatacatacacactcatacatacaaaaatgcatgcatacatacatagatacatacatgcatgcatgcatatatacatacatacatacatacatacatatatacatacgtgcatacatacatacgtgtatacatacatacataaatgcatacatacgtacatacatacataaatatacatacatacatacatatatacatacatacatacatacatacacactcatacatacaaacatgcatgcatacatacatacacacatgcatacatatatgcatacatacaaacatacatgatacatgcatccatgcatgcatacatacatacaaacatacatacacatacatacatacatgcatacatacatacatacatacatacatacatacatacatgcatacatgcatgcatacatacatacatacatgcatacatacatacatacatatatacatactcatacatacatgcatacatacatacatacatacatgcatacatacatacatgcatacatacatacatacatacatacatacatacatacatgcatacatacatacatacatacatgcatacatacatacatacatacatacatacatgcatacatacatatatacatacatacatacatatgcatacatacaaacaaacatacatacatacatacatacatatatacatacatacatacatacatacatacatatatacacactcatacatacatgcatacatacatacatacatacatgcatacatgcatacatacatacatacatacatacatacatacatgcatacatacatacatacatacatgcatacatacatacatacatacatacatacatacatacatacatgcatacatacatgcatacatacatacatacatacatacatacatgcatacatacatacatacatacatgcatacatacatacatacatgcatacatacatacatacatacatacatgtatacatacatacatacatacatacagacatacatacatacatacataatacatacatacatacaaacatacatacatacatgcatacatacatgcatacatgcatgcatacatatatacatacataaatgcacactcatatatacattcacacatacatacatacatacatatcaatggaaattgtagctgtgatacgagtgccggtggcatgtaagaaaaaCCTTCcgaacataattatatatatatatatgacgggcttctttcagtttccgtctaccaaatccactctcaaggctttggtcggcccgaggctttagtagaagactcttgcccaaggtgccacgcagtgggaccgaacacggaaccatgtggttggtaagcaagctacttaccacacagccactactaagcctatccatatatatatatatatatatatgtacgacgggcttctttcagtttccgtctaatttattcactcacaaggctttggtcggcccgaggctatagtagaagacacttgcccaaggtaccacgcagtaggaccgaacgcagaaccatgtggttggtaagcaagctacttacctcacagccactcctacacctatatatatatatattatatgtatatatacgacgggcttctttcagtttccgtctaatttattcactcacaaggctttggtcggcccgaggctatagtagaagacacttgcccaaggtgccacgcagtaggaccgaacccggaaccatgtgtttggtaagcaagctacttaccacacagccgctctacgcctatacatacatatatatactttattcactcacatggctttggtcggccgaggctatagcagaagacacttacctaaggtgccacgcagtgggactgaacccggaaccatgtggttggtaagcaagcttcttaccacacagccactcctgcgcctataaagaagaaaatgtacAAATTTGCAAGCGATATTCATAACTGAATTATGGCTTTTAAtgttgaaatttctttttctagTCCAAGCAACAACCAAGAAGAATTATTTGACAAGATCCTAAGTGGACATTTTGAATTCATTTCACCATTCTGGGACGAGGTTTCGAGTTCCGCGAAGGTAAGACCCACGTATACACATACTCGtctactcttttacccttttacttgtttcagtcatttgactacggccatgctggagcactgcctttagtctatatatatatatagtggctaataccatagcggatctatttttagcgcaagagtcgaCCATATGGTGGTCAccctcttatatttgtgtatatatatatatatatactcttttactgttttacttatttcagtcatttgactgcggtcatgctggagcactgactttagtctatatatatatatagtggctaataccatagcggatctatttttagcgcaagagtcgaCCATATGGTGGTCAccctcttatatttgtgtatatatgtatatatatactcttttactcttttacttgtttcagtaatttgactgcggccatgctggagcaccgcctttaagcgagcaaatcgacccccgggacatattctttgtaagcccagtctcttttgtgacgggcacgtaaacacaccagcatcggttgtcaagcaatgctagggggacaaacagagacacacacatatatatatatacatatatacgacgggcttctttcagtttccgtctaccaaatccactctcaaagcattggtcggcacgaggctctagcagaagacatttgcccagtatgccacgcagtgggactgaacagagaaccatgtggttggtaagcaagctacttaccacacagccactcctgtgcctatatatatgttattttattttacttgtttcagtcatttgactgcggccatgctggagcaccatcttttagtcgagcaaatcgaccccgggacttattctttgtaagcccagtacttattctatcggtctcttttgccgaaccgctaagtgacggggacataaacacaccagcatcggttgtcaagcaatgctagaaggacagagacacacaaacatatacacacacgcttatatatatatacatatatacgacgggcttctttcagtttccgtctaccaaatccactcaaggtattggtcggcccggggctatagcagaagacacttgcccaagatgccacgcagtgggactgaacctggaaccatgtggttggttagcaagctacttaccacacagccactcctacacctatatatatatacgacgggcctctttcagtttccgtctaccaaatccactcacaaggctttatatatatatatatatatatactcttttactcttttacttgtttcagtcatttgactgcggccatgctggagcaccgcctttaagcgagcaaatcgacccccgggacgtattctttgtaagcccagtctcttttgtgacgggcacgtaaacacaccggcatcggttgtcaagcaatgctagggggacaaacagagacacacacatatatatatacatatatacgacaggcttctttcagtttccgtctaccaaatccactcaaggtattggtcggcccggggctatagcagaagacacttgcccaagattccacggagtgggactgaacctggaaccatgtggttggttagcaagctacttaccacacagccactcctacacctatatatatatatacgacgggcttctttcagtttccgtctaccaaatccactcacaaggctttatatatatatatatatatatatatatatatatatatatatatatatatatatatatatatatatatatactcttttactcttttacttgtttcagtcatttgactgcggccatgctggagcaccgccttttagtcgagcaaatcgacccttggacttattctttgtaagcccagtctcttttgtgacgggcacgtaaacacacaagcatcggttgtcaagcaatgctagggcgacaaacacagacacacacacttatatatatatacatatatacgacaggcttctttcagtttccgtctaccaaatccactcacaaggctttggtcggcccgaggctctagcagaaaacacttgcccaagatgccacgcagtgggactgaacccggaaccatgtggttggtaagcaagctacttaccacacagccactcctgtgcctatatatatgttattttattttacttgtttaagtcatttgactgcggccatgctggagcaccgccattttaatcgagcaactcgaccccgggacttattctttgtaagcccagtactgattctatcggtctcttttgccgaaccgctaaatgacggggacgtaaacacaccagcatcggttgtcaggcaatgctagggggacaaacacagacacacaaacacacacacacatacatatatacatatatacgacgggcttctttcagtttctgtctaccaaatccactcacaaggctttattttatttcatttcatttcatttgggtttgagtccatgctcaggccaagtcgaagactccaccctcagagtctggtgtggttgccaggttgtattctctgcttaattttgacatgtgtaggagcgagtttgagtcagtttgtgctcgttgtgtatatcctgggagatggggttcatctctaatggtgcttaagtatctatctagttgcaatttgaatgattccacactgcatcctgatagatttctgacatgtaccggaatggagttgaacagttgtgctcctcgaaccaacagacttgattctcgcagggtttttgctgcctggccagtctttttgttgattggtggcagctggcagcgtcttccgtggcgcagtgagtggtaggttttgataccaaagtttggcaccttctgctctatcattttccaaatgtatataattcggtatcgctcaaatcttctttctattgagtacatcctcaaggttttgagtctttgccaatagtccaggtccctcgtttctgagaagtatgaggtaaaatttctttggagcgatcctatcttagatagttggccctttgttgttggtgaccacaactgagaacagtagtcaatcctcggaagtatcatactgttccagagggttttcattgttgaggtatctcttgatttgaaggtgcgcaagatccacccgctgtactttcttgcagtaagacagactgagtcaaggtgttctctgaattttaggttggttcctatgtggatgcctaaatctttcacatactgtttttccattatttgttgtcctgatgggtttctgtagtttgttgtatttttcagatcttgatctgttccgtagcgaattagttcaaacttcttatcattgaacaacatgttgtttgtttcctgccatttatatatggtggtcaggtccttttgtaaggcctctgtatccacctcgtctttgatttgtctcatgaccctggtgtcatcagcaaaggatgagacgttgtgggttgtatcttcatctatgtcagagatgaggatgagaaacaggattgggccgagtactgtaccctgaggaacactgcaggtgatggtgttgaatgggttccatttacagtgactgtttgagttctatttgtaaggaactcatgtatccatgtaccaacttttcctcctactcctagctttcgaagtttgtgacccaggatgccatgatctaccttgtcaaatgccttggcaaagtcgaggtagataacatctgtgttgtatccattctctagattttctaggatttggtcatggtgtgccagtagttgggaaaggcatgatctacctaacctgaatccatgctggttgcaattcatcagattgttggattccaggaactcaaccagttttccacgaactattctttcgaagaccttgataatgtgtgatgtcagtgagattggtcggtagttctttggttttgatttgctgtcccctttatgtattggagttatgtgtgcttctttatatgtatttggtattttgccattctccatagattccctccatatcatgtaaaggggtttcgacaattgtaccttgcagtttttaagtatcatggcATTGAAACCGTCAGGCTCCGCAGCCGAGTGCATGGGGAGCTTGTCAATGGCTCTTGCTATGTCTTCTGGGTTGAAATCAATGTCGGATAGGGTAGGTTTAGTATGGTCgatatccttgaagaattttcctgggtcatggatcttcatggttttagatggctcactgaagacactttcatactgttgacccaacatttctgccatttcaatagggttattcactacatccccattttgtctctggagaggtcctattgttgacttggtgttcgagtatttctttgcaaaactgtagaaacattttggatttttcttgatgttttctatggctctcttttctgcattgttacgttcttcatcatagtgttgttttagattgtcttctaatctgtatatttggtcaaggactttctgtaattcatgttttgatgtcagcttagatgttttgtttcttagtcttgaccttttgcgcatcaggatctttcgctcccgtggtacagggtttttgtggacttggttttctttagaggaacatttttttcacatatttcttcgatcttgtttaagaatttcttgtgtttatctggcccagtaaggtagagatcccagtcaatgatttgtaactggttgttaatagtttcccaatttgcctggtgataatcatacctgcatagctttggcatgtccttttgtttaagagttgtggcattgggctcattaccaatgtgtaaatgcatttcaataatattgtggtctgaaaggattgttggggttgagtgaaggtcaaatagcgtgtcctcgttgttggtgaaaaccaagtcgatcgtattattatttcttgttgcttctgtcatcatttgtttgaggtataatttctctgtgacttccaacagtttggctgcctgtatttgttcagctcttgtccccagttttagtatgtgtccatgtggccagatgatgttagggaagttgaagtcaccaaggaggataatgtctggcattggactcgccatgtttcccagaatttgttggagcttcgtcagtggctcagtgaaggataatgttgggctgtttggtggtctgtacattattgttacaactgtattaagttggatgatttttatgcacagcaggctgcagtaggcatttgattcgttgacaagttctatgcatgcataggtatcatGGATATACATGATACGCCCCCATGGATCTGCCTTGTCTATCACATCTGAAGATGTTGAATCTATTGATTGTGATTTCGCTGTTGCGGATGTTTTCGTTGAGATGACTTTCAgtaattccaattattttggagttgttttctcttgctaattcttccaagaaagggactttacactgttttgttttcggataaagaccctggatatttgctgttattatgcTTGTTGTACCGGATACATCTGCCCTATTGTTGGCAAGACTGTTGTAGTTGCTGGGACTGTGCTGACTGGATATTCGGTCTGCTGGCTGTCTGTATTTGTTGTACGTGCCCTGTAAGTCCAGGTGTCAGCCTTTGTATCAATGTTGCCTGGTTTTGCTGAGTCGTCTGTATGGAGtacagctgttgttgtagttggtagATTATGCCTAAAAAACTGCTTTCATTCATTACTATATCGAATTTCTGTGAGTTTGGGTTTGTTACAGCTGATGTATGCAATTGAGTAGCATGATTTTCATTCACTGTTGAGCCATGACCTGGGTTCCGCATTTTTGGGAAATGGTTTTCATTCACTGTTGAGCCATGACCTGGGTACCGCATTTTTGGGAAATGGTTTTCATACCCTGCTGAGCCATGACCTGGGTTCCGCATTTTTGGGAAATGGTTTTCATACCCTGCTGAGCCATGACCTGGGTTCCGCATTTTTGGGAAATGGTTTTCATACCCTGCTGAGCCATGACCTGGGTTCCGCATTTTTGGGAAATGGTTTTCATACCCTGCTGAGCCATGACCTGGGTTCCGCATTTTTGGGAAATGGTTTTCATACCCTGCTGAGCCATGACCTGGTTTCCGCATTTTTGGGAAATGGTTTTCATACCCTGCTGAGCCATGACCTGGTTTCCGCATTTTTGGGAAATGGTTTTCATACCCTGCTGAGCCATGACCTGGGTTCCGCATTTTTGGGAAATGGTTTTCATACCCTGCTGAGCCATGACCTGGTTTCCGCATTTTTGGGAAATGGTTTTCATACCCTGCTGAGCTTGGTCCAGGTGGTGTGGGTTCAGTAGTTTTTATGCGAATTGTACCTTTCCGGTGCATAAATTTGCAATTCTCAccaaaacattctttttttctcagCGAATTGCGGCACATCTTTGGGTGAAGGAGTTCACATTCTCGGCCATTTTGGCATCCTTTTTTTCGATCAGTACCGAAGTTGATATATGGTCTGCATGGTTTGGGGTGACTGTACATGCACCCTGTACCTGAAAGACCATGTTTGCACTTGTTGCGCCTGTAATGGATACATACTGGCCTTCCTTCATTTGAGCGTTTGCTCTGGATCTGTTTCTTTTCGTGGGAAGTTTGGTCTTTTTCTGCAGGATCTCCTGTTTCTTGTTTTGTCGGTGTTTGCATGTCATTGTCTTCATTCTTGTCATTTACAAGAGGCACTTGGATGGCCTGTGTGTGGCAGGATTTATTTGCCAGGATttatttgccatttatatatatatatatatactcttttactcttttacatgtttcagtcatttgactgcggccatgctggagcaccgcctttagtcgagaactCGACCCGGAGCTTATCTTTtttgtagcccagtacttattctatcagtctattttgccgaaccgctacgttacggggacgtaaacacaccagcatcggttgtcaagctatgttggggggacaaatacacacacacaatcacacacacacacacacacacacacacacacacacacacatatatataaatacatatatacgacgggtttctttcagtttccctctaccaaatccactcacaaggttttgttcagcacaaggctttagtagaagatacttgcccaaggtgctacgccgtgggactgaacccggaaacatgtggttggtaagcaagctacttaccacacaaccactcctgtgcccatatacatatatacgacgggcttctttcagtttccgtctaccaaatccactcacaaggttttgttcagcccaaggctataggtgaatatacttgcccaaggtgccacgcattgggaatgaacccggaactatgtggttggtaagcaagatacttaccacacagccactcctacgactataCTACACATAGGTATACTTGATAGACATTAATATCCCATGTGTAAtaattgtatatttctttattgcccacaagggctaaacatagaggggacaaacaaggacatacaaagggattaattcgattatattgactccaagcgtgactggtactttatttatcgaccacgaaatgatgaaaggcaaagttgacctcggcggaatttgaactcagaatgtaacagcagacgaaatacctatttctttactacccacaaggggctaaacaccgagaagacaaacaaggacagacaaacggattaagtcgattatatcgaccccagtgcgtaactggtactttatttatcgaccctgaaatgatgaaaggtaaagtcgacctcggcggaatttgaactcagaacgtaatgatttgaaatattatctttcttttcttttatacagGACTTGATTGAACACATGCTTCAGGTAGATCCAGAAATGAGGTTCTCCGCTGCCGAGGTTTTGGACCATCCTTGGGTTGCTGTGAGTTTATTTAGAACCTTTTTGAGATACAGCTTTCCGTgttaagagagagggagggagaaagagagagagaaagagagagagagagagggagagaagagagagagagagaagagagagagaaagagagacagaaaaagggagagaaagagagagagagggagagagaaagagagagaaagagagagttaaagagagagagaaagagagagagagagaaagagagagagagaaagagagagagagaaagagagtgagagagaagagagagagagagaaaaagggagagaaagagagagagagggagagagaaagagagagagaaagagagagagagagaagagagagagagagaagagagagagaaaaaaaagggggagaaagagagagagagagggagagagaaagagggagagaaagagggagaaagagagagttaaagagagagagaagagagagagagagagaaagagagagagagagaaaaagagagagagaagagagagagagagaaaaagggagagaaagagagagagattgggagagagaaagagagagagaaagagagagaaagagagagttaaagagagagagaaagagagagagaagaagagagagagagaaaaagggagagaaagagagagagagggagagagaaagagagagagaaagagagagagaaagagagagagaaagagagagagggagagagagagggagagataaagagagagagaaagagagagagagaggaagagagagagagagggagagagagattagcgcgcgtctacgataaatctacgatttaagaaaaaaaattaccatcattttttcccatttttaatgcatttttttgctattattttggctgtaactttctaaaaatgcttatatggttatttcccttacaaacccgagcaacgccgggcgatactgctagttatatataaaaatgaagttgtatcagactctgtctcctctgatttagattcctaactactcccactttttgcggtgcaatttaaccaaaaccgggtatcttatagtcgtgattcatatcgagcccttctggttattagcgcgcgtctacgatttaaaaaaaaaattaccataatttttcccatttttaatgcattttcttgctattttttcgctataactctctaa
Proteins encoded:
- the LOC118761798 gene encoding serine/threonine-protein kinase DCLK1-like; protein product: SKFSPQINLYLFVVGTLKNKNKSESFSFSSRYGLKVDVWAAGVITYILLCGFPPFVSPSNNQEELFDKILSGHFEFISPFWDEVSSSAKDLIEHMLQVDPEMRFSAAEVLDHPWVANDTAKDNKLHVAKELNQYFTRNKKPKDGLAVIA